From the genome of Methylomonas sp. ZR1:
CCAAAACGACGGCAAATTGATCGACTTGGATGCGCTGGTAGAAGGACTGAAATTAGGGTGACAAAATTTTCGGCGGTTCCGGCTTACAACCCCAACGTGGCAAAAATAAGTCCACCGCATACAAGGCGAGGAACATTGAACCGAGAGGAAAAATGATAGGCAAGTGTTCCATTCTCCTACTGAAGGCGGAAACAGCATCAATAATAAACATTACGTAAGTGAACCAGATTTCATAAAGACGATACATTTAAAACTCCAACACTAATTTGCAGATTTGAGCGCCCGGTAAACCGACGCACGGCTAATGCCAAGCTGTTTGGCAATTTTTGTTGCCCCTTGTTTTTGATTATGTAGCTCCAGAATCTTGTCGTTATCGACAGATTTTTTTCCCCCTCGATACGCCCCCCTGGCTTTGGCTGCTTCGATTCCTTCCCGCTGCCGCTCCTTCCTTAAATTAGTTTCAAATTCAGCGAACACACCAAGCATGTCGTAAAACGCCTTTCCGGCCGCCGAATCGGTATCGATAAGCTGTTCAGTTGCCCTTAACGATACCCCGCGTTTTTTGAGGTCTATAACGATGTCTTGTAGGTCTTTAATGCTGCGGGCTAGACGATCCACTCTTGTCACGACCAGCGTGTCGCCTGGTCGAAGGAAGTCGAGCAGGATTTTCAATTCATGCCGTCCGTGCCTGCTCGTACCTGAAGCTTTTTCAGCCCGAACAATATCGCAACCAGCTTGCCTTAAAGCTTGCTCTTGTAAGGTGTAATCTTGATCTGCGCTGGATACCCGCGCGTAACCGTAAAGTGCCATATGAGTATGAAAAATGTTTCAACAGGGTTTAGACATCTTCAGAATATCAGTTTGTCTCAAGACAAACAACCCTGATGAAACAAAAAACTGTCTCAAATAAATTGAGTCAACAAGGTATACCCTAGAAATGCACGTTAGCGCCTATCATGATTCCTACAGCACCGTCGAATCTGCTAAGCACACCCTATGCCCGAACATGTCTTTATGAAACGTCACCGATTCAACCCCTAGACGGCTGATGTAAACCCGCATCTTATTCATGTAATAAGTCGAATCAACGTGCTTGTCGCAGTGCTCACAAGGCCCGTATCTGTCCGAGCTGCCGTTTAACCTTTTCATCCTATAAATGTATTTATGCATTTGCGAATCCTTAAAATTGTCCTTTTCGGGACGCCCGGCTTGAAAAATGATTTTCGCGCCTGCGAAAATCAATACCTGTGATTTATGCACATCTGAAGCGTGGGGGGTCATTCAATCGCCCCCCCGAAAAAGCGAAGTTGTGTGTAAATCATCAGGTATATGGCGACAGCACAGCCGGGGATAAGCCCAGCGGCTAAGGGGTTGTGCCGACGCAATAGCAAAGGCACATCGCCCTTATTGAGCGTTTCGCCGCAAGGCCAACCTGGTAAGGTTGGCCTTGCGGCGATTTCTACTAAATATAAAGCAAGGAAGGGCGTAGCCCTTCCTTGCTTACGTTGTTAAGATTGACTAGCAACGTTCGCCGGGTGTGCGGCAATTAACAACCATAAAACAGACTCAGCAAGCGCGTTGATAACGTTGCCGCTTGCGGCGGCGTTGTCTGGGTTTAATGCGTCGCTTTGCCGCTTGATTTCATCAAGCAAATGCATTTTCAAAAAAATCAACATTTGTTTGTTCATAACCCCACGTTGCAAAGACAATCTCACCAACCGCCAAGCCGTGGCCAGTTTGGCGATTTGAGCGTTTCAATTCCTCGAACGCTGTTTGCTGCTCGATGTAATTGGATAAATGTCTATCGCGTCGATCTGGCGAAGAGAACGACAAAAAACGCGCGGGCTTGCCTTGTCTCCCCTTATAGGCAACATAGGCCGGCCCGCTCTTACCCTCAAAACAGTAGGCAATAACGACGGCGGCGGGAAAATCGCGGGTTTCTGCGTTGGCTGAAATATAGCGGCTCATAATGGTTTCTCCGATCTATTAGAAAGGTGCCCAGTAATGGGCACCATGTTTGCAAGGCTTCCAGCTTTTAAGCGGCTTTGAGTTTTTTCATTTCTTCGGCCAGCGTCCAAAGTGCCTTATTCAATCTAACGTTTTCGGTCACGCTCTTAACTTCCCTTGCCCGTTGTGAGTTTCTGGTATTGAGGTTCTGCACACTAACCCCGCCTTTCAAAACCTTTTCTTGCAACACATTAAACGTTGTCCAAAGGTCGGCGGATTGGTCAGCAGTCCGGCGCGGCCTTAATAGTTCAGCATTGTTAACGCTGACCTCTTCACCGTCCCAACGTAAACCCTTTGCCGCTTCCGCAAAAATCCCTTGTTCGGCTCTGGTCAACATGAGGCCGCGCATTGCGTCCATGTGTTCAATGGCCTTGGGGGTTTCTGTCACGATTCGATAAGTCCCCTCGATGACGTTATCAACCACGTTGCCGCTGTGGCGTACCCGTACACAATCGATTTGCCCATCGCTAACAATCATCCCATTTGAGCAAACCAAACGATAAAGCCCGGCGCTTAATTGATAGCTGCTGGTTCCATCGTGCGAATTGACTAGAACGATCTCGGGTTTAACCTCGCCGACGCTAGAAAAACCGTCGTGCTGGCGAAAGCGGATCAGGTGTTTTGCAAAGCCCTTTTTATCTTCGCTACGTGTGCGAGACTCGGAAGCGAACACCGGCAAAAATCCCTCTTTACGCAAGGCATCAACAATATTGATGGTCGGTATAAATTTATAGGTTTCAGCGCGTGAACCGTGCTTAGCTTCAGCGAAAACGGATGGAGCCAAACGGCGCAAAGCGTCATTTTCCAGCGGGCCTTGGTTCATGGTGTTATAGAAGCGATTGTTAAACATGGTGACTACCTCACTCAAAATGGCCTTGGCGGAATTGCCCGGCCTGATTGTTATAATACGCCCCAATGGGGCGTATGTCAAACACTTTTTAACGCCTAAATTCAAATAAATTATTGATCCGTAAAGCAATGTTGGTATGGTTTGTGCAATCGGGATTAAGGGTTCAGGGAAGCGGGGAATCAAAATAAAGCGCGGCATCGCCGCACCTTATCTAATCTTAACGGGGCATACTCCAGCGGTTGGAGTGAATCGGTCTTAATGGGACGAGGGCTTGCGGTGCGTACCGGTTGACAGGGAGGCCGGCGCGGTCAAGGGGTCGTGGAATAAAAAGAGAGCGAAGCGAACGGCTTTATGCCGCGAAAGCCCCTTGACCGAATAAGCCGGGCTTTCTGTCAATATCGGCGCACAGTAAGCAAGCCTCTCCCATTAAGACATCTGAAGGACGATGTGAGCAACGGAAGTTCTTGCAGTGGTGACAAACAGATCAGGCTAGGCGCAAGGATTTGTCGCCACGCACTTTACTCGGTAAAATTTGGTGTCAAAGACAGACTGGCGCCAGGCTTATATTGTCACCAACCGCCGCAGGAGGGGTAGGGGATAAGCCCAGCGGCAAAGGGGTGTTGAGCCTGATAAGGCGAAACGTCCCTTTTTGAGCGCGGCAAGGCGGCCTGATGGTTGTAATCGTTAGCTTACAAGTCGTAACGCGACCGAGCGAAAAGCGAGCCAAGAAGGGCGTCCGGTTTTCGCGATAGCGAAAATGCCCCAAGGAATCAAAAAAAGGCCGTTGATGAGGACGATTTACCCACAGATTTCGCTTTTTCGGGGGCAGATTGAAGGCCCCCACGCTCAATATGTGGATAAATCTTGTTGTTTTGATTTTAAAACCATGGCGACCTTTTAAGGTAATGAGATTTGTTTAGAGTTAAAGATGTCCTGTAATATTGTAAATCAAGGCTTACAAAAAACACTGAATAAAAAGCAAAAATAACAATTAACAACTACCAAATTATAGTATTTTGGCAGTAAAATAGGGTATTCTATGGCACCACAAAAAGACAGGACACATATGAACTTACTGCCTTGCAGTCTCGCCAGTAGTATTTTGGAAGGCGATTTAGAACTAGCCGCGCAACAACAAACCCTCGACAAATTGATCGTTATGGAAACGCCAGAAGGGTTTTATGTCATCGCAAGATTTTTGTGGGCGAAAGGTAAAGACTGGTATTTGACAACCCGGCGGAATCGAACAGAACCCAGACTCTATAAGGATTTGATACGTTTAAATAAAAATATGAAAGAAATATTTCCAACGATAGGTTTTGAGCTGCTTAGAAATCAACACATGCCGCCGGCAGAAGTCGAAGAACCCGTACAGACTCTTACGGCCAATCCAGGGAAAGCTAAAAAACCAACTAAGCGCACCCCTAAAAATAAAAACCAATAAATAATATCGGCGTATACCAAATTATGGTATATTGGCAACACCTAAACAGTGTTGATTACGGAGAACTACCGATGTTTGACCTCCTGGCGTTAGCGCAAGAATGCGCCCCTACCGTAGCCCCTCAGACAATGGCGGCAATCGTCAATGTAGAGTCCGGCAAAAATCCTTATGCAATTGGCGTCGTCGGCGGGCGGCTTGAACGCCAGCCGACAAATCAACTAGAAGCCGTGGCAACCGCTAAGGCCTTGGCCGAAAACGGTTGGAATTTCTCAGTAGGTGTTGCACAGGTCAACCGCTACAATTTACCCAAATACGCCGTCAGTCTGGAGCAGGCATTTGATGCCTGCACGAATATTCGGGTTGGCTCAAAAATCCTGGAAGATTGCTATGTACGCGCAGCGAAAACCACACCGGACACGCAAGTCGCCTTACAAGCCGCGTTTTCCTGCTATTACTCCGGCAACTTTACGCGCGGCTTTCAACCCGACGTAGCCGGTAAGCCTAGCTATGTAGAGAAAGTCTTAGCCAACGCCGACATAGCAACGCAAGCCATTCCGGTTGTCCCGAACATCCAATCAAACGGCCCAAAACCCAAGGCTGATCGAGCGGCACCGTCTGATAATGCACCGGTATTACTGCGGCGCAGTAATGACGCGGTGCAACTGAAAGCAATGGAGACAAACCCGCGCTCCGGACAAGAAAAACCAGTCACCAATCACACGGGGAAGTTAATAGACAATGCCCCCGTCGATATAGAGACGGACCTACGGCGTAGCTCCGCTATCGTGTTTTAGGGGGCAGCATGAAACTTATGGTTGTTGAAAGTCCGAACAAGATCAAAAAGCTTGAATCCATTCTCGGGAGTGAATGGAAAGTAGTCGCAAGCGTCGGCCACATACGCGATTTGCCTCGCAAAGAACTAGGCATTGAACAGCCCGGTTTTACGCTTAACTACGAATACATTCCAGCGGCATCCGCTAACGGCCGCACGTTTCCCAGTGGTGAAGAGCGCGTTGACCGCATCCGCAAGGAGGCGGGCAAAGCCGAAATGATCTACCTGGCCAGCGATCCGGATCGCGAAGGCGAAGCCATCGCCTGGCACCTTAAAGAAACGCTCGATTTGGATGAAACGGATTATATGCGCGTGACTTTCGACGCTATTACGGATGACGTAATCCGCGATGCCCTGAAAAAAGCCAGAAAAATCGATTACAACCTGGTACATGCGCAAGAAGCGCGTCGCGCTCTTGATCGCATGTACGGTTATTTGGTGTCGCCTCTGCTTTCCAACGCGCTAGGCATGTCGCTCTCGGCCGGGCGGGTGCAAAGCCCCGCCGTCCGCCTGGTTGTCGATCAAAATCGGCGGATCAAGGCCTTCAGGAAGA
Proteins encoded in this window:
- a CDS encoding recombinase family protein, with product MALYGYARVSSADQDYTLQEQALRQAGCDIVRAEKASGTSRHGRHELKILLDFLRPGDTLVVTRVDRLARSIKDLQDIVIDLKKRGVSLRATEQLIDTDSAAGKAFYDMLGVFAEFETNLRKERQREGIEAAKARGAYRGGKKSVDNDKILELHNQKQGATKIAKQLGISRASVYRALKSAN
- a CDS encoding DUF932 domain-containing protein; the encoded protein is MPRFILIPRFPEPLIPIAQTIPTLLYGSIIYLNLGVKKCLTYAPLGRIITIRPGNSAKAILSEVVTMFNNRFYNTMNQGPLENDALRRLAPSVFAEAKHGSRAETYKFIPTINIVDALRKEGFLPVFASESRTRSEDKKGFAKHLIRFRQHDGFSSVGEVKPEIVLVNSHDGTSSYQLSAGLYRLVCSNGMIVSDGQIDCVRVRHSGNVVDNVIEGTYRIVTETPKAIEHMDAMRGLMLTRAEQGIFAEAAKGLRWDGEEVSVNNAELLRPRRTADQSADLWTTFNVLQEKVLKGGVSVQNLNTRNSQRAREVKSVTENVRLNKALWTLAEEMKKLKAA
- a CDS encoding lytic transglycosylase domain-containing protein — encoded protein: MFDLLALAQECAPTVAPQTMAAIVNVESGKNPYAIGVVGGRLERQPTNQLEAVATAKALAENGWNFSVGVAQVNRYNLPKYAVSLEQAFDACTNIRVGSKILEDCYVRAAKTTPDTQVALQAAFSCYYSGNFTRGFQPDVAGKPSYVEKVLANADIATQAIPVVPNIQSNGPKPKADRAAPSDNAPVLLRRSNDAVQLKAMETNPRSGQEKPVTNHTGKLIDNAPVDIETDLRRSSAIVF